From Nocardioides faecalis:
ACGCAGCCGTTGGCGACCCAGTCGTTGTCCGGCAGCAGCACCTCGACCTCCGCGGGCCCGGCGTGGAACCAGACGAGGAAGGACGAGTCGAGCTGCTGCTCCCCGCACGGGCCCGGCGCACGCAGTGGCTTGCCGGACAGGAACATCCCGACCGTGTGCAGGCCGGTGTCGTGCCAGTCGGCCGAGGTCATCTCCCGTCCGCTCGGGTGCAGCCAGGCGAGGTCCTTGGGACCGCCGACGATGGTGGGCCGGCCCTCGAACCAGTGCCGCTGGCGCAGCGCCGGGTGCTCGCGGCGCAGTCGCAGCGCGGCACGGGTCACCTCGTAGACGTCGAGCCACGCGTCGTCGACGCGCCAGTCGACCCAGGAGATCTCGTTGTCCTGGCAGTAGGCGTTGTTGTTGCCCCGCTGGGTCCGGCCCCGCTCGTCGCCGGCGGTCAGCATCGGCACCCCGTTGGACAGGCACAGCGTCGCCATCAGGTTGGCCGCCTGCCGGCGCCGCAGCGCAACGATCGCCGGGTCGTCGGTCTCGCCCTCGACGCCGTGGTTCCACGACCGGTTGTTGTCGGTGCCGTCCCGGTTGTCCTCGCCGTTGGCCTCGTTGTGCTTGCGGTCGTAGGAGACCAGGTCCCGCACGGTGAACCCGTCGTGGGCGGTGACGAAGTTGACCGAGTTGTACGCCGAGCGACCGTCGTCGGCGTAGAGGTCGGAGGAGCCGGCCAGCCGCGTGGCCACCGCGTGCATCCCGGGCGTCTGCCCGCGCCAGTAGTCGCGGATCGTGTCGCGGTACTGGTCGTTCCACTCCACCCACGGCGGCGGCATCCCGCCCACCAGGTAGCCGTCCATGGAGGTGTCCCACGGCTCCGCGATCAGCTTGACGTGGCGCAGCACCGGGTCCTGGCCGATCGCCACGAGGAGCTTGCACGCCATGTCGACCCGGATCGCCTCGGGCCCCGCCGTGCGGGTCAACGCCGACATCAGGTCGAAGCGAAACCCGTCGACGTGCATCTCGGTGACCCAGTAGCGCAGCGAGTCGAGAATCAGCCGCAGCGCGAGCGGGTCCTCGGTGTTGACGGTGTTGCCGCAGCCGGTGACGTCCCAGTACGTGTCGTCGTACGCGCCGTCGGCGCCGGGCGGGACGCGACGATAGAAGCCGCGGTCGTCGAGCCCGCGGAAGGAGTACGTCGGCCCGTCCCGGCCCGCTTCCGCGGTGTGGTTGTAGACGACGTCGAGGATGACCTCGATGCCAGCGGCGTGCAGGTCCTTGACCATCTGCTTGAACTCGCGCACCTGCCCGCCGCGGTCGCCTGAGGAGCTGTAGGCGGCGTCGGGAGCGAAGTAGCTGATCGGGTTGTAGCCCCAGTAGTTCACCGACCCGCGCGCCGTCAGCGCCGGCTCGGAGAAGAACTGGTGGATCGGCAACAGCTCCACCGCGGAGACACCCAGGTCCTGCAGGTACTCGGTGACCACCGGGTGGCCCAGCCCTGCGTAGGTGCCCCGGAGCTCCTCGGGGATCCGGTCGTGCAGCTTGGTGAAGCCCTTGACGTGCAGCTCGTAGATGACCGTGTCGCGCCAGCGTCGGCGCATCGGGGTGTCGCCGGACCAGTCGAAGGAGCCGTCGACCACGACGCTGCGTGCGGTGTGCACGTCACCGGCGGTGGCCAGGGCGTAGGGGTCCAGCAGCACCCGGCCCGCGTCGAAGCGCAGGCCCGCCTCCGGCTCGTCCGGTCCGTCGGCCCGGAAGCCGTAGCGGGTGCCGGGGGCGACGCCGGGCAGCGCCCCATGCCAGATGCCCAGCGAACGCTCGGTCAGCTCGAAGCGGCGCTCGCCCTCGCCCGGCCCGTCGTCGAACAGGCACAGCCACATGGCGGTCGCGTTGGGGGCGTGGACGGCGAAGTTGGTCGACTCCGGCGACCACGTCGCGCCGAGCGGCCAGTTCCGTCCCGGCCACACCGCGGACCGTTCGCCGAGCGAGCGCCACATGCCAGGGGTCACCCCGTCATTGTGCCCGCACGGAGCGAGGGTGGGGTCCGAGTCCCGGGTTGCTGTGACCGATCGGAGGTGTCCTGCGGCACAATGCACCCCGAGACCGCCCATGCGTCGCAAGGAGAGCACCTGATGAGCAGCGAGTTCGTGCAGCTGGAGGTGGCCGACAGCGTCGCCACCATCCGTCTCGACCGGCCCAAGGCGATGAACGCCATCAGTCTCCAGGTCCAGGCAGAGCTGCGCGCCGTGGCGGCAGAGGTGAGCGAGCGCTCCGACGTGCGCGCCGTCGTGCTGTGGGGCGGGGAGAAGGTCTTCGCCGCCGGCAACGACGTCAAGGAGATGGCCGACATGTCCTACACCGACATGGTCGACCACGTCGAGGGCGTGCAGGGCGCGGTGACCGCGATCGCACGGATCCCGAAGCCGGTCGTCGCCGCGGTCAACGGCTACGCCCTGGGCGGCGGGTGCGAGCTGGCGATGGCCGCCGACGTCCGCTTCGCCGCCGAGAACGCGGTGCTCGGCCAGCCCGAGGTCCTGCTCGGCATCATCCCCGGTGCCGGCGGCACCCAGCGGCTGCCCCGACTGGTGGGGCCCAGCAAGGCGAAGGACCTCCTCTTCACCGGCCGCTTCGTCAAGGCGGACGAGGCGCTCGCGATCGGCCTGGTCGACCGGGTGTTGCCCGCCGCGGACGTCTACCCCGAGGCGCTCGCCTGGGCCGCGAGGTTCGTGAACGCGGCGCCGTACGCCCTGCGCGCGATCAAGGAGTCCGTCGACCGCGGGCTGGAGGCCGACCTGGAGACCGGGTTGCAGATCGAGCGCCAGCACTTCGCGGCGGCCTTCGCCACCGAGGACAGCACCACCGGGATGCGCTCGTTCATCGAGAGCGGACCGGGTAAAGCCACCTTCGAAGGACGGTGATCTGAATGGCTGAGGACTCCAAGGTCAAGGCGGAGACTGCTGAGGCCCCGGGCGGACGCAGCCGCGCGCTGGCCGTCGCCCGGTGGCGCGACCGCGTCGCGCGGGCGGTGTGGGCGGTGTGCGCGACGCTGGCGCTGGTGCTCGCGGCGGCGGCGTTCACGTTCGCCCTCGAGGCGAACGGCGACAACGGGCTGGTCACGCTGATCCGCGACGTCGCGGACACCGTGGACATGGGCTTCTTCGACCTCGACAACCCGGTCAAGGAGTTCGACGGGAAGAACGCGCTGGTCAAGACGGCGCTGTTCAACTACGGCATCGCCGCGGTCGTCTATCTCGTCCTCGGGCGCGTGCTGGAGCGCGTCATCCGCCCCTGAGGCACCCTTGAAGCACCCGTGAACCACCCGTGAACCACCCCGCGTTCCTCGGCGCGCAGCGACCCTCGCGCCGGGGGATCGGGATGTGAGGTAGTCCACTACCACCAGGTTTCCGACCTGTGGAACTGGACGGTAGCCTGCCCACGCTGTCCGATTGCGGACCTCAGCTGTTCCCCGCGCCGACTACGTCGCGGGGCTCACGTAGCACAGGAAGGGGCCGGTCCGGCCACAACCATGACTCTCTCCAACATTGTCGTTCTGGTGAAGTACGTCCCCGACGCGACGGGTGACCGGAAGTTCGAGGCGGACAACACCGTCGACCGCGTCGGCGTCGACGGCCTGCTCTCGGAGCTCGACGAGTACGCCGTCGAGCAGGCCCTGCAGATCAAGGAGAAGCGCAGCGACGAGGAGATCACCGTCACCGCGCTGACCGTCGGTCCCGCCGAGGCCGAGGCCGCCGTCCGCAAGGCGCTGCAGATGGGTGCCGACAAGGCTGTGCACGTGAAGGACGACGCGATCGCGGGCTCCGACGCCCCTGCAACCTCGCTGGTGCTGGCCAAGGCGCTCGAGAAGATCGGTGTGCCGGACCTCGTCATCGGTGGCCTCGCCTCCACCGACGCCGGCATGAGCGTCGTCCCGGCGATGCTGGCCGAGCGTCTCGGCCTGCCGCAGGTCACCCTCGCCTCCGTGGTCGAGACCCAGGGCGACCAGGTCCGGATCAAGCGCGACGGCGACAGCGCGACCGAGGTCATCGGCGGCACGCTGCCGCTGGTGCTGTCGGTGACGGACCAGTCCGGCGAGGCGCGCTACCCCTCCTTCAAGGGCATCATGGCCGCGAAGAAGAAGCCGCTGGAGAGCCTGTCGCTGAGCGACATCGGCGTCGACGCCAGCGAGGTCGGCCTGGACGCCGCGTGGACCCAGGTCGCCTCGGTCACCGAGCGTCCCCCGCGGACCGCCGGCGAGATCGTCAAGGACGAGGACGGCTCGGGCGCCACGGCGCTGGTCGACTTCCTCGCGTCGAAGAAGTTCATCTGAGGAGCCGGAAGACATGTCTGAAGTTCTCGTTCTCGTCGACCACGTCGACGGTGCCGTCCGCAAGCCCACCTATGAGCTCCTCGCCATCGCCAAGCGGATTGGCGAGCCCTCGGCCGTCTTCATCGGCGGCGCCGACAAGGCCGACGCCGCCGCCGAGGCCGTGAAGGGCTACGGCGCGGAGAAGGTCTACGTCGTCGACGACGCGGAGATCAAGGGCTACCTGGTGGCCCCGAAGGCCGAGGTGCTGCAGCAGCTCGCCGAGAAGGCGTCCCCGGCCGCGATCCTGATCCCGGCCTCGGCCGAGGGCAAGGAGATCGCCGCCCGCCTGTCGATCAAGCTCTCCTCGGGCCTGATCACCGACGCGGTGGACGTGCAGGTCGACGGCGACACCATCGTCACCACCCAGTCGGTCTTCGCCGGCAGCTACACGGTCGAGGCCAAGGTCACCAAGGGCACCCCGATCATCGCGGTCAAGCCCAACGCCGCGGCGCCCGAGGAGGGTGCCGGCGCGGGTGCGGTCGAGCAGTTCGCGCCGACGATCTCGGATGCCGCCAAGACCGCCCAGATCGTCGCGGCCCAGCCGCGCCAGGCGACCGGGCGTCCCGAGCTGACCGAGGCCGCCATCGTGGTCTCCGGCGGCCGTGGCACCGGCGGCGACTTCACCGCCGTCGAGGGCCTCGCCGACGCGCTCGGTGCCGCGGTCGGCGCCTCCCGCGCCGCGGTCGACTCCGGCTGGAAGCCGCACACCTTCCAGGTCGGTCAGACCGGCAAGGTGGTCTCGCCGCAGCTGTACGTCGCGAACGGCATCTCGGGTGCGATCCAGCACCGCGCCGGCATGCAGACGTCGAAGACGATCGTCGCCGTCAACAAGGACGAGGAGGCGCCGATCTTCGAGCTCGTCGACTTCGGCGTCGTCGGCGACCTGCACAGCGTGCTGCCCGCGGTCACCGCGGAGGTCGAGAAGCGCAAGGGCTGATCGCCGACTCCGGTCCGCCCCCGCGGGACGTCGTGCTCCGGCACGGCGTCCCGCGGTCGTTTTCTCGCGCGTTACCCAGGGTGGGGGCCAAGGAAAGACGTTTCGTCCGTTAACCTGCGCTGGTGAGACTGCTTTCGGTGACGCTCCTTGCGCTGCTCCTGCCCCTGCTCTCGGTCCCGGCCCAGGCCGTCGCCGACCCGGGCACCGCCGTCGCGGCAGCCGCCCCGGGCGGTGGGCTGGCGCAGAAGGACGACCGCAAGAAGAGCAGCACCTGGAAGCCTCCCGCCGGCGCCACGTTCAACAACCCGCTGGGCCGCAAGGCCTCCCGTGACCGGGTCCACGACCGGATCCACGACGCCATCCGGAACACCCCCCGCGGCTCCACGATCCGGATCGCCACCTACAACCTGGACCGCCGCAACACCGCCAAGCTCCTGATGCGGGCGCGCAAGCGCGGCGTCGCGGTGCAGATCGTGGTCAACGACAACCTGATCAACCCGGTCATCGTCGACCTGCAGAACAAGCTCGGCAAGAACCCCAAGCGCCGCAACTTCCTGGTGATCTGCAAGGCCGCGTGCCGCAGCCCGCACCCAGGCGGCAACCAGCACATGAAGATCGCGTCGTTCTCGCGCAGCGGCGCGGCCAAGCACGTCGTGATCTCCACCTCCGGCAACCTGACCTACGGCGCCGCCGCCGGCCAGTGGAACGACGCGTTCAGCGTCGTCGGCGACGCCTCGCTGTACAACGCCTGGACCCAGGTGTTCACCCAGCTGAAGAAGGACCGCTCGGCCAAGCCCCGTCAGCTCGTCTACCAGTCGGAGACCGTGTGGGCGCAGTTCCAGCGCCAGGCGCGCAGCGTCGCCCTGACCCCCGCCAGCGGGGACCAGCAGTACGCGCGTCTCAAGCAGGTCTCCTGCAAGACCGCGCCCGGCTTCGGTGCCGGCGGCCGGACCAAGGTCCGGATCAACATGTACGCCTGGTACGGCAAGCGCGGCGAGCGGCTGGCCAAGCGGGTGGCCACGATGGCGAAGCACGGCTGCAAGATCCACGTGGTGGGCTCCGTGGTCGGCGACTCCGTCGTCCGCATCCTGCAGCGGGCCGGGATCCCGGTCCGCGTGGCGGACTGGGACTGGGGCATGAAGGACGCCACCAGCGGCAAGGGCCGGGTGTACGGCGCCCGCTGCTACGCGCACCTGAAGTACGTCACGGTCGACGGCAAGTTCCGCGGCCGCAACACCAAGATGGTCTGGACGGGCTCGGAGAACTGGTCCGGTCCCGGCCTGAGCAGTGACGAGGTCACCTTCGAGATCCACGACCGCAAGGTGCTCGCCGCCTACAACAAGCACTGGTACAAGATGTGGAAGAACAACCAGATCACGCACGCGCCGGGGATCGAGCCGATCAAGCGGCCCTGCGCCTGAGTTCCTCGCAGGCTCGCTGAGCCTCCGGCCGCTGCCGGGCCGGGCGTGAGCCGTGCCGGTGCCCAGTCCTATCCTGTGCCCATGACTGCCGAGGTCCCCCTGACCATCGAGGCCGAGGTCCGCGAGGTCGCCCGGCGCGCCCGGGCCGCCAGCCGTGCGCTGGCCCTGGCCACCCGGGCCAAGAAGGACGCCGCGCTGCGGACGATGGCGGACGCGATGCTCGCCCGCTCCGCGGAGGTGCTGGCTGCCAACGCCGAGGACGTCGACCGCGCGCAGGCCGGCGGCACGCCGGCCAACATCATCGACCGGCTGCGGCTCGACGAAGGCCGGCTGGCCGGCATGGCCGCCGGCCTGCGCGAGGTCGCCGGCCTGGCCGACCCGGTCGGCGAGGTGGTCCGCGGCGGCGTGCTCGCCAACGGCCTCGAGCTGCGTCAGGTCCGGGTCCCGTTCGGCGTGGTCGGGATGATCTACGAGGCCCGCCCCAACGTCACCGCGGACGCCGCCGGCATCTGCCTGAAGTCCGGCAACGCGGTCCTGCTGCGCGGCAGCTCCTCGGCCCGCTCCAGCAACGCCGCCATCGTCGCCGTGCTGCGCGACGCCGTGGTGGCCGCGGGCCTGCCCGCCGACGTCGTGCAGCTCGTGCCCGGAGAGAGCCACGACAGCGTGAAGGCACTCATGCGCGCCCGCGGCCTGGTCGACGTGCTCATCCCGCGCGGGGGAGCAGGGCTGATCGCCTCCGTCGTGGAGGAGTCCACGGTGCCGGTCATCGAGACCGGGGTGGGCAACTGCCACGTCTACGTCGACGCGGCCGCCGACCTCGACAAGGCGCTGGCCATCGTGCTGAACGCCAAGACGCACCGCACCAGCGTGTGCAACGCCGCCGAGTCGCTGCTCGTGCACGCCGAGGTCGCCGAGGAGTTCCTGCCCCGCGTCGGCGCCGCGCTGCAGGCCGAGGGCGTGACCATCCACGGCGACGAGGCGTTCGCCGCGCTCGACGGCGTCCTCCCCGCGAGTGAGGAGGACTGGGGCACCGAGTACCTCTCGCTGGACATCGCCGCTCGCGTCGTACCCGACCTCGACGCGGCGCTGGAGCACGTGCGCACCTACTCCAGCGGCCACTCCGACGCCATCGTCACCGAGGACCAGGGCGCCGCGCGCCGGTTCGTCGCCGAGGTGGACTCCGCCGCCGTGCTGGTCAACGCCTCCACCCGCTTCACCGACGGCGGCGAGTTCGGCTTCGGCGCGGAGATCGGGATCAGCACCCAGAAGCTGCACGCCCGCGGCCCGATGGGCCTGATGGAGATGACCTCGACGAAGTACGTCGTCATCGGCGACGGCCACATCCGCTGAGACGCGCACGGCCGGCCGGGCCCCGCCCGGATCGCCGTACGGCGCACGTCCCGCGATAGGTTGCGAGTCATGGCAGGCTCTGCGGACCGGATCTACGCTGATCCGTCCACCGAAAGGCTCCTCACCGGAGCCACCGTGATCACGTTCGTCCGCACGGTGATGACCCTGGCGATCGCGGTGTGGGGTGCCTATGAGAGCAGCCTGACGCTGCTGGTGGTCGGCCTCGTCGTGTACTGGGTGGGTGACAGCATCGACGGGGAGTGGGCGCGCTGGCGTGACTGCGAGACCCGGATCGGCGCGGTCGTCGACATGATGTGCGACCGGCTCAGCTGCGGCGCGCTGTACGTCGGCCTCATCTGGCTGCAGCCTTCCGGCTGGATCAGTGACGGGCCGATGACGTGGATCGGCATCCCGATCGCGATCTACCTGTTCGAGTTCATGGTCATCGACATGTACCTGTCGCTGGCCTTCCTCGCCTGGCCGATCCGCAGCCCCAACTACTTCGGCGTCGTGGACCGACGCATCTACCTGTGGAACTGGTCCCGGGTGGGCAAGGCGGCCAACTCCGGTGCCTTCGCGGTGATCCTGCTGGTCACCGGCTGGGTGTGGCTGGGCATCGTGATCGCGGTGGCACTGCTGGTCCTCAAGTGCGTGTCCCTGCGCTGGCTGCTGCAGCTGGGCGTGCCGGTCCCGGTCCGGACGGCCGACGGGGCGCCGGTCGCATGATCCTCGTGCTGACGACGTTCGTCTTCAGCATCGCCTCCGCGCTCCTGCCGTTCCTGCCGATCGAGGTCTACATCGTCGGTGCCGCCTCCAGCGACCGCGGGTTCGCCGAGGCCCTCGTGCTGGGCGCCGCGGCCGGCGCGGGCGCCACCATCGGCAAGATCATCTGGTACGAGGCCGCACGGCGGGGCATCGACTCCGCCTGGGCCCAGAAGAAGCTCTCCAAGCCCAAGGTCCGGGCCAGCTACGAGAAGTGGACCGAGCGGATGCGCGGTCGTCCCTGGTACGGCGTCGCCATCATGTTCGTCGCGGCCACGCTCGGCGTCCCGCCGCTGCTCGCCATGGCCGCCGTGGGCGGCATCCTCAAGATGCCGCTGTGGGCGTTCGTGCCGGCGGTGTTCGTCGGTCGCACCATCCGTTTCACCGCGCTCTTCCTCGGTGTCGACCTCGCCCTGCACTGAGCGGGGCCGCGCCGGACGGTACTCGGCGGGGGTTCGGTAGGATCCGAGCATGCTCAGCGCGATCAGCCTCTCCGCCCTCACCGTCGTCAGCGCCTCGGCGGAGCAGGGGGAACCCGCCGTCAACCCGTGGCTCGTGGGCGGCGTCGTCCTGGCCTTCCTGCTGCTGCTGCTCGTCGGCCTCGTCGGCTTCGGTGGCGGCCGCGACCACAGCTGAGGTGCCGGTGCCGACAGCTGAGCCCAGGCGGCGTCTACGCCTGGGCGTGATGGGCGGCACCTTCGACCCGATCCACCACGGCCACCTCGTGGCCGCCTCCGAGGTGCAGGGCTGGTTCGACCTCGACGAGGTCGTCTTCGTGCCCACCGGGCAGCCGTGGCAGAAGGCGGAGCGCGCCGTCTCCCCGGCCGAGCACCGCTACCTGATGACCGTCATCGCCACCGCGGCCAACCCCCGGTTCACGGTCAGCCGCGTCGACATCGACCGCGGCGGGCCGACGTACACGATCGACACGCTGCGCGACCTGCACGCGATCCGGCCCGAGGCCGACCTCTACTTCATCACCGGCGCCGACGCGCTCACCGACATCTTCAGCTGGCGCGACGCCGACGAGCTGTTCTCGCTGGCCCACTTCGTGGGCTGCACCCGCCCAGGGGCCGACGTCGACCCGGCCACGCTCGCCAAGATCCCCGACGACCGCATCACGATGGTCGAGATCCCCGCCCTCGCCATCTCCTCCACCGACTGCCGGGAACGGGAGCGGGCCGGTCAACCGGTCTGGTACCTGGTGCCCGACGGGGTGGTTCAGTACATCACCAAGCACGGGCTCTACTCGGCGCCCGTGCCCGCCCAGGACCCATCCGGAGAGTCATGACCGCCACCGACCACGCCGTCCAGATCGTCCAGACCGCGGCGCTCGCCGCCGCCGACAAGCTCGCCACCGACCAGCTCGCCTTCGACGTCTCCGAGCAGCTCGCCATCACCGACGCGTTCCTGCTCGCCACCGGCGCCAACGACCGCCAGGTCCGCGCCATCGTGGAGGAGGTCGAGGACAAGCTGCGCGAGCTCGGTGTCAAGCCGATCCGCCGCGAGGGACACCGCGACGGCCGCTGGGTGCTGCTCGACTACGGCGACGTGGTCATCCACGTGCAGCACTCCGAGGAGCGGGAGTTCTACGCCCTCGAGCGGCTGTGGCGCGACTGCCCGGCCATCGACCTGCCCGCCGAGGTGCACGGCCCCGCCGGCGCCCCCGCGGCGCGGGAGAGCGGCGGCGACGAGACGGACCCGCAGCCCGACGCGGAGTGAGTGCCGCCACCGGCCGCCGCCTCGTGCTGGTGCGACACGGCCGCACCTCCTGGAACGCCCTGCCGCGGATCCAGGGACAGCAGGACTCCCCGCTCGACGACGTGGGCCAGGCCCAGGCCCGGGCCGTCGCGCCGCTGGTCGCCGAGCTGAAGCCCGTGCTGCTGTGGACCAGCGACCTCTCCCGCGCCCGGCACACCGCCGAGGCCATCGCCGAGGTCACCGGCCTGACGCCGGTGCGTGACCCTCGCCTGCGCGAGTTCGGGCTCGGCTCCTACGAGGGCCTCACCCACACCGAGCTCGCCGAGCGTGACCCCGAAGGCTTCCAGCGGTTCCTGCGCGGGGAGTGGGACGGCATCCCCGGAGCGGAGGCACCCGCCGACGTGGCGCGCCGCCACGCGCACGCGCTGCGCGACCTCGCGGCGGCGCTGGCGCCGGGCGAGACCGGCGTCGCGGTCTCGCACGGCTCGGCCACCCGCGCCGGGCTCGTGTCGTTCCTCGGCTGGCCGCTGCAGGTCGCCCGGGACCTGGTGCCGCTGGGCAACTGCGCCCGGGTGCTGCTCGTCGAGCGCGAGGACGGCGGCTGGTCGCTGGCGTCGTACAACCTCTGAGCGGGCTCAAGGCACCCCGGATTTCACCTCCGAGGGACCGTGTGGCTAGTATTCCCTCTCGTTGATCCGCCCCGGCGGAGAAACGGTTCGGGGCTGTGGCGCAGCTGGTAGCGCATCTGCATGGCATGCAGAGGGTCAGGGGTTCGAGTCCCCTCAGCTCCACCGGACAAGACGAAGGCCGGTCCCCCTCGGGGGACCGGCCTTCGTCGTTCCCGGGATGCGACGGACGGGGCCGGCCGTCGCCGAAGGCCTCGGGTGGGTTCCGCTCAGCGGCACGACGTCCTGGGTCGAGCCCGACGGTGAGGGCGAGGGTGAGGCCAGCGTCGGCCCCGACCCGCGGCGGCGACATCATTGAGGCGAGAGACCCGGGCATGACACCTTCCGAGCCGTCCATGGACGACCTCGCGCGCACCCGGGAGCGGTTCCACCGGGCGGGTGTGGCCTGGCACCCGGCCTTCGACCTGCTGGGGCTCGAGGCCCCCGACTTCGTCGATGCCTTCCTCGACTTCTCCCGCTCCGCGGCAGCAGGGTCGGCGCTCACCCCCAAGGACAGGCAGCTCATCCAGGTCGCGCTCGCGGTCGCCACCACCCACCTGGACCGGGACGGGGCGGCGGTCCACATCCGGGAGGCGGCACGGCTCGGGGCCACCCGGGCCGAGCTCGTCCACGTGTGCCAGTTCTCGACCCTGCTCGGGATCCACACCATGCCGCTGGCGCTGTCGGTCCTGGTGGAGGAGGCGGAGCGGGCCGGGCACGCACTGGACGAGGAGGTGAGCGAGGAAGGAACCCGAGCGGGGGAGCGGTTCGTCGCCCACCGTGGGGTGCTGCCCGAGGACCTCGAACCGTTGCTGCGACTCGATCCCGGCTTCCTCGACGCCTACCGCACGCTGTCGCGGACCGTCGTGTCCGCGGGCGTCCTCGAGCCCAAGCTGGTCGAGCTGATCATCGTCGCCCTCGACGTCTCCTCGACCCATCTCTTCGCTCCAGGAGCGCGTCTGCACGTGCGCAACGCGCTGGCGGCCGGCGCCACGATCAGCGAGCTCATGGAGGTCATCAAGCTGACCAGCGCGCTCGGCATCAGCGGCACCGCCCTGGGGGTCCGCCTCGTCGACGAGGCGTTCGCTGGAGGCTGAGACGGTGTGTGCCGGACGGTGAAACCGGACCGTACCGGCTTCGGGGACGACGTCATACGTTCGTTCATCCTGACGTCCCCAGATGAGGAGCAAAGATGTCCAACCGGTTGCCGGCGACAGAGACCTTCGCCCAAGCATGCGCCGACTTCATCGTCGGGCTGCAGTACCGCGACCTGGATGCCCAGGTGGTCGCCATGGCCCGGGACATGGTCATCGACGGTCTCGGCTGCGGCATCGCAGCGGCCGACAGCTCGATCGCGCGCACCCTGGCGCAGTGGGCCGCTGACGCGCAGGGGCCGCACCGGCTCCTCGGCCTGGGTGGCTGCGTCGACTCCCGCACGGCCGTGACGTCGAACGGGACGCTGATCCAGGCGTTGGAGTTCGACGACATCCCCCACTTCGCCGCGGTGGAGCTGCCGCCCGCGGTGGCGCTGATCGAGGACCACGACGTCACCGGCGAGGAGCTCCTCACCGCGATCGTCGCCGGTTTCGAGGTCGCCTCCCGGATCACCGCGATGCTGGCGCACGGTCGCCCGCACCACCCGCTCGGCACGGTCGGGGCCCTCGGGTCGGCGGCGGTGACGGCGAAGCTGTTGGGGCTCGACCGCCGCCAGACGGCCCACGCCCTCGGCATCGCCGCCTCGATGTCCGGTGGGCTCACGCAGAACTTCGGCACGTTCGCGAAGGCGTTGCACGCCGGCCGCGCGGCGGAGGCGGGCTTCACGGCAGCGAAGCTGGCAGCCGCCGGCGGCACGTCCGACCCAGCGGCGCTCGACGGGCGCCACGGGTTCCTGGCGGCGTACTGCGACCCCGAGGCGAGCACCGAGGCGTTCCCCGGCAACGGCGGCGAGTTCTGGATCGTCCGGGTCCCCGAGGACCTCGCCGCGGGCAGCCCGCTGGACTCGGACTCCTTCCCGATCCGGCACTCGGGCGCCGAGCCCGACCTGTCCCGGCTCGGGCTCGGCGCACCGATCGACCAGCTGCGCGGTGGACCGAACCTGCGCCGCGGCCCCAGCTTCAAGCCGTGGCCGGCCTGCGGAGGCAACAACGCCGTCCTGACCGCGATGTTCAGCCTGCTGGGCCAGCCCGACTTCGACCGTGGACGCGTCGCGGGTTTCGAGATCGTCGTCCCCGCGGACCCGGAGCGCGGAGCCACCTTCCGGGTGAGCCCTGAGAACGGGCTGCAGGGCAAGTACAGCCTCCCGTACGGCGTCGCCGCCGCCTGGCTCGACGGCGAGGTCACCGTGACCTCCTACGAGGACGCGACGTACGACAGGATCCGCAGCGCCGGGCTCCTCGACCGCATCGAGACCCGGGTGGAGCCCGGCTTCCTCGACACCGCCGACGTGCGGCCACCCGTCGAGGACTGCAACTGGGCCGCGCTCGTGGCGAGGATGGAGGACGGCTCCACGCGGACGGCGTGGGCGTTCAAC
This genomic window contains:
- a CDS encoding MmgE/PrpD family protein, with the protein product MSNRLPATETFAQACADFIVGLQYRDLDAQVVAMARDMVIDGLGCGIAAADSSIARTLAQWAADAQGPHRLLGLGGCVDSRTAVTSNGTLIQALEFDDIPHFAAVELPPAVALIEDHDVTGEELLTAIVAGFEVASRITAMLAHGRPHHPLGTVGALGSAAVTAKLLGLDRRQTAHALGIAASMSGGLTQNFGTFAKALHAGRAAEAGFTAAKLAAAGGTSDPAALDGRHGFLAAYCDPEASTEAFPGNGGEFWIVRVPEDLAAGSPLDSDSFPIRHSGAEPDLSRLGLGAPIDQLRGGPNLRRGPSFKPWPACGGNNAVLTAMFSLLGQPDFDRGRVAGFEIVVPADPERGATFRVSPENGLQGKYSLPYGVAAAWLDGEVTVTSYEDATYDRIRSAGLLDRIETRVEPGFLDTADVRPPVEDCNWAALVARMEDGSTRTAWAFNRGVELGPVGVRQKFLALTGPRLGADGAAALLADLEGIASSTSMRAVLERVMG